The Benincasa hispida cultivar B227 chromosome 9, ASM972705v1, whole genome shotgun sequence genome has a segment encoding these proteins:
- the LOC120087218 gene encoding ribonuclease 2-like yields the protein MLPLSVVPFIFLLQFSLSLASTSLNQPSDAIIFPIKDGRQQREFDYFKLALQWPGTICKATRHCCSSNACCNRSGAFADFTIHGLWPDYNDGTWPACCAGKKFNEKEIHTLLDPLKKYWPSLSCNSPSTCHGAKGSFWAHEWEKHGTCSYPVARDEYSYFLTTLNVYFKYNVTKVLNDAGYVPSNTEKYPLGGIISAIQNAFHATPSLECKNGAVEELYLCFYKDFKPRDCAQTHSQNGIISSKFSCPKYVSLPAYKPEAKIFKFTHSSRQYLSA from the exons ATGCTCCCTCTCTCCGTCGTTCccttcatctttcttcttcaattcaGTCTCTCTCTTGCATCAACTTCCTTGAATCAGCCTTCGGATGCCATAATTTTCCCGATCAAGGACGGACGACAGCAGAGAGAATTCGATTACTTCAAATTGGCCCTACAATGGCCTGGTACTATCTGCAAGGCCACTCGCCATTGTTGTTCCTCCAACGCATGCTGTAATCG ATCTGGTGCTTTTGCTGACTTTACAATTC ATGGGTTATGGCCTGATTATAATGATGGAACGTGGCCTGCATGTTGTGCTGGAAAAAAATTTAACGAGAAGGAG ATTCATACCTTACTTGATCCCCTGAAGAAATATTGGCCATCTTTGAGTTGTAATTCACCTTCAACTTGCCATGGTGCGAAGGGATCATTTTGGGCTCATGAG TGGG AGAAGCATGGAACTTGTTCTTATCCAGTAGCTCGTGATGAATACAGTTACTTTTTAACTACTCTCAATGTCTATTTCAAATATAATGTCACA AAAGTTCTAAATGATGCTGGATATGTACCTTCAAATACTGAGAAATATCCTCTGGGAGGAATCATTTCAGCAATTCAGAATGCTTTTCATGCCACCCCTTCATTGGAATGTAAAAATGGTGCAGTGGAGGAACTTTATTTATGTTTCTACAAGGACTTCAAG CCTCGTGACTGTGCTCAGACCCACTCACAGAATGGTAtcatttcttcaaaattttcatgtCCCAAATATGTGAGCTTACCAGCATATAAGCCTGAAGCCAAGATTTTCAAGTTCACCCATTCAAGTAGGCAATATTTAAGTGCTTAA
- the LOC120085616 gene encoding uncharacterized protein LOC120085616 isoform X1: MLRIRLFWFSIGFAATSASISHFVWRDLLAHRCALSSDMERNFEALEARISNLESVRHRNSIPSAEHSLFPHSRPMTE, from the exons ATGTTGAGAATTCGATTGTTTTGGTTCAGTATTGGATTCGCGGCCACATCTGCTTCCATTTCGCATTTCGTCTGGAGAGATCTACTGGCCCATCGATGTGCTCTTTCATCTGAT ATGGAGCGGAATTTTGAAGCCCTGGAAGCTAGAATCTCGAACCTCGAGTCCGTTCGACACCGGAATTCGATTCCATCTGCTGAG CATTCCCTCTTTCCACATAGCAGGCCAATGACTGAATGA
- the LOC120085616 gene encoding uncharacterized protein LOC120085616 isoform X2, with product MLRIRLFWFSIGFAATSASISHFVWRDLLAHRCALSSDMERNFEALEARISNLESVRHRNSIPSAEQAND from the exons ATGTTGAGAATTCGATTGTTTTGGTTCAGTATTGGATTCGCGGCCACATCTGCTTCCATTTCGCATTTCGTCTGGAGAGATCTACTGGCCCATCGATGTGCTCTTTCATCTGAT ATGGAGCGGAATTTTGAAGCCCTGGAAGCTAGAATCTCGAACCTCGAGTCCGTTCGACACCGGAATTCGATTCCATCTGCTGAG CAGGCCAATGACTGA
- the LOC120085616 gene encoding uncharacterized protein LOC120085616 isoform X3: MLRIRLFWFSIGFAATSASISHFVWRDLLAHRCALSSDMERNFEALEARISNLESVRHRNSIPSAEAND; the protein is encoded by the exons ATGTTGAGAATTCGATTGTTTTGGTTCAGTATTGGATTCGCGGCCACATCTGCTTCCATTTCGCATTTCGTCTGGAGAGATCTACTGGCCCATCGATGTGCTCTTTCATCTGAT ATGGAGCGGAATTTTGAAGCCCTGGAAGCTAGAATCTCGAACCTCGAGTCCGTTCGACACCGGAATTCGATTCCATCTGCTGAG GCCAATGACTGA